A part of Carassius carassius chromosome 4, fCarCar2.1, whole genome shotgun sequence genomic DNA contains:
- the LOC132139169 gene encoding proteinase-activated receptor 1-like, translating to MLRIVVLMGLLVAKGSATALPENETFIRTFSGFFLTVTDEPIDYLDVQEEASGSGSDQVPKPKKDHQHHVAKKTYHISPEASSLLTGRVLTAVIPTIYIVVFIISAPLNLLALVMFVRKVRPKKPAAIYMINLACADLLFVLLLPFKIAYHYNGNNWIFGAGMCRFVTAAFYCNMYCSVLLMMCISVDRFMAVVYPMDSLTWRSPRTASIVCASMWLLSIGGVTPLLISSQTIHLPDLGITTCHDVLDIHHLREYYLYFFPIISSLFFFIPLIFSTVCYVRVIQALCAANVENRAKKTRAVFMAVTVFAVFVICFAPTNIILLAHYVQFAHKHNDASYAAYLVSTCIGSISCCLDPLMYYFGSSQCQKQVLAFLKCQGSSGIENSAQFTSTTRSSKLDNFKSSVSNQYRKLMA from the exons ATGTTGCGGATTGTGGTGTTGATGGGGCTGCTGGTTGCGAAGGGCTCTGCGACTGCGCTGCCCGAGAACG AAACGTTTATTCGGACATTTTCTGGTTTCTTCCTCACCGTCACCGATGAGCCCATTGATTACCTGGACGTGCAAGAGGAAGCCAGCGGCTCCGGTTCGGATCAAGTGCCCAAACCCAAGAAAGATCACCAACATCACGTGGCTAAGAAGACTTACCACATCTCTCCGGAGGCCTCCAGCTTACTCACAGGCCGCGTGCTGACCGCTGTCATCCCAACAATATACATTGTGGTGTTTATCATCAGCGCTCCTCTAAATCTGCTGGCGCTGGTCATGTTTGTGCGCAAAGTGAGACCGAAAAAACCGGCGGCGATTTATATGATCAACCTGGCTTGTGCCGACCTTCTGTTCGTCCTATTGCTCCCGTTTAAGATAGCCTACCATTACAACGGAAATAACTGGATATTTGGGGCTGGCATGTGTCGATTCGTCACGGCTGCTTTCTACTGCAACATGTACTGCTCTGTGCTGCTGATGATGTGCATTAGTGTGGACCGCTTCATGGCGGTCGTTTACCCGATGGACTCGCTCACCTGGCGCAGTCCGCGAACCGCGTCCATCGTGTGCGCCTCCATGTGGCTTTTGTCCATCGGCGGTGTGACGCCTTTGCTGATTTCCAGTCAAACCATTCACCTACCTGACCTGGGTATCACCACCTGTCACGACGTCCTTGACATCCACCACCTTCGCGAGTATTACCTGTATTTCTTCCCCATAATCTCTTCGCTTTTCTTCTTCATCCCGCTCATTTTTAGCACCGTCTGCTACGTGCGCGTCATCCAAGCGTTGTGCGCGGCCAACGTGGAAAACCGCGCGAAAAAAACGCGGGCCGTCTTTATGGCCGTAACGGTCTTTGCTGTTTTCGTCATATGCTTCGCACCCACAAACATCATTCTGTTGGCGCATTACGTGCAGTTCGCCCACAAGCACAACGATGCGTCTTACGCCGCGTACTTGGTGTCCACGTGCATCGGGAGCATCAGCTGCTGTCTGGACCCCCTCATGTACTATTTCGGGTCGTCTCAGTGTCAAAAACAGGTTCTCGCCTTTCTCAAGTGTCAGGGATCTTCAGGCATCGAAAACAGCGCACAGTTCACCAGCACCACCAGGTCAAGCAAGCTGGACAATTTTAAAAGCAGCGTGAGCAACCAGTACCGGAAGCTGATGGCATGA